A region of the Mytilus trossulus isolate FHL-02 chromosome 11, PNRI_Mtr1.1.1.hap1, whole genome shotgun sequence genome:
ggcgttcattatcactgaactagtatatatttgtttaggggccagctgaaggacgcttccggCTGCGGGAATTTcgcgctacattgaagacctgttggtgaccttctgttgttgttttttctatggccgggtttttgtctctttgacccaTTCCCTAtctccattttcaattttatgttgaatgaacaaatgaattaaaaatttccattatataaacaatagtgtgtaagcaaaacaaacagacataggTAACAATGTCAAAAGTTATTGtacatcagtcaacattgtggTATGATATTGTTAACTATAGAAGCAATCTATGTCATCAGGGAACACAGATATTCTATAGATAAAACACATAAGCAAAAATGAGAGACGTGAATAAAAGAATGatcatagcacaataacacaatgtcGGGATGTATGAATACAGAGCCACTCCAAAATGATAAAGCCAATCAATGGATCCCCGGACTAAACAGCAAAGgtcaaaaatatacaaagacaAATCTATCACGTAATTAAgataatattaataaacaatttagtaCTTTTAATCTGCACCTCAAAACCATGCCTGGCTCATGAAGTTTATACGAAATATTCATTAACTAGGACTGGGTATTTTCCGCTGAACGTTTGTTTAGAAAAATATCCTTATGCTTtcttattgttttattcttcATTTGATACAtcttaaaaataagttaaacctggttttatggctagtcAAACCTCGTACTAATgacaacaaacaatttaaagaaCGTAGGACAGCACATAAAAACAGCACAACAGAACCACGTATTGTCTGTCGCACGAATGCTTTGACGCCACAAAAGTGACGTCACAGGTatattaattattcttttttatttagcaTCATAACATGATTCACGAACCAATATTGAAAAGTGTATTTTAATCAACCAGATCAATCTCAGTTTACTGTAATTACATTTATGCTTCACACATTGAAAAGTTATTTCAAATACTTGCAGTGTTACCTACATGAAATGGAAAGCATTGAAACCAATTTTACCATGcaattacaacatgtacaaattatGTCGCACTGACTTTAGATACTATTTGAATACTCGCGAAATTATCATTTACAATCAAACACTTTTGAAATTACCGACCTTTTATAATGGATGCCCTTTATATCTAAGtcaaaatagaaatttatatttgatgttatatcAATTAATACTGAATATTCATGACTTTGAACGCACTATCAGCTCgcatattcaaaatatatctttacgatattttcataatttaatttggTTTTGCCGACTACGATCTGAGgaataaattcatttatttcatacagattaatttatcaaacaaaattcCTACAAGATTGGAAACATTCAATCAGCATTCTGTATTTACATTATAAACCATCATGCTTTGTTTATCCATATGTAAcgaaataaactgtaaagagaaatgtttattatatgtttataaataaagtcaAGATAGATTATGAATATACTTCAACAGTTTcttgtgttttattaaaatataaagcatGTAATAGGAGTGAATGCAGTCGTCATActtttcatttatctttaacAGTAACACAAAGCgagaaatatatttcaaaactcAACTGGTATAATGCAGTGCTATTGGAAATTGAATTCAAAGGTTAtagttgtcttttgtttgttCTGGTGTGGAGATATATATGTAGCAGCATTATCATCAGACACTAAAGATATAGGTAGTGAAGATCCATTAACTATACCTTTGATAAGCGACAAAGTAGTTCCATTGGTTGCCATGCTAGATACCAAAACTATAAACCggaaaattaaagtttacatCAGAACACTCATGAGGAGTATGGTTCGACCTTCTGTGCAAGAAGAATTGCAAGATGTTCTTAAGACATCATTGAGAGAGGACTCGACAAAAGACTTGATCAGAAATATTACACTGCAGGAAATGAAGGACATTCTGGAGCAGCAAGGACGCGATGAACTGTTCCATCCTGTCAATAATGAAGGTAAATACAATATTATCGTATTTAGGTGTATCGAAAACAAAAATCAAGGAATTTGATACCAAGGCGGAGACTCAACGTTAAAGGTCATATGAAGCGCCCAAAGCTTACTTTACATCCTGTTTAACCTAACAGTAAtgttaatatttgttaatgGCCTGCTGCATTATTGAATAAGATTCATAGAAATTTCATTTGGTGATGATTACAATAAGTTTGACCTGAAAGGtctttttatataagtttaaaGTAATTATaggtgaaataaaaaataacaaccaaataaaagatatctaagaaaatgtaaaactttGATTACTTGAATGTACAGACAGAATCTAaatgttatcatattttaattggGGTTACTAGATGaggtaaatatacaaaattctaatgcaacaatatttgtaacgttcattttgattggataacgtcacttatttACAAGGCCTCAATTGACAAtaggcatcaattgacaattgatgctttgggacgtacgcgcaagcgcagacggcaaaTGACAgatttcaaatacatgtttaaCGTTATTTTCTGTcggtttcattagaatggagataacaatattgtgtgttaagctccgacggcatcaattggggatttgttggtcgcaaatacccgtttactgtctccgctaacgcgtcgccgccagtaaacttaatttgcgaccatcaaatccccaatttaGGCCATCGGAgcttaaaatgaaatacagttatctcctaactGTACGTCTCCACAACCAaatcaaacatgtttttatcCTTGTTCATCTAAGATCTTCTGtatagtttgttgtttgttgtttgtcaCTGCAtcagtttttttatttgctttttaccAGTGTGTTgcattttcttatttagttTAAATCTAAATGCAACCTTGGCATTGTTGCACTTGTTATATTGACATAAGAAATTCTTACCTAATTACCCGATTCAAAATTTCAGACATCTTATAATCATAAAGATGCATGAATCAACCATTTATTTGTTGGGGAGTTTGTTATTATAGCATTTACAGGTAgctgatttatatttttgtctttcactAACTTTTGTTTCTCGAAGTCCCGTAAATATTATTGTTTGCAGATTAGCACAACCtgcaaaatatttcagttaCATGTAAACATGTCAAGTTGTTGttaaatgaacttttttttcagaaaaaagaaaacagcaaTATCCTAAAGACTGCACTACGATACATAACCATAACCCTGAAACGACTTCTGGTGTACACACAATATATCCCGTAGACGAAAAGGCAGAGAGAGTTTATTGTGATATGAAAACAGACGGAGGAGGATGGACAGTACGtttgttttaactgtaaaataagcatTATAAATGGACTATCaaacaacttattttcgcggatgcTTTATTTTGAGATTAGACCTTTTTAGTACATTTCGGGGCGATTTCACTTctccattttcaaatttactggTTGTTGTTAAAAAAGGATGAACATCCATGGTTTAAATATTTGCGACAATTCAAATCcgcattatttttctatttgcaAAAGCTGCGAGAATAAATCGCTAGTGAATATAAgtttggtttacagtatattacAATTTAATATTTGCAACAGGGTTATTTGCGTAAAACAAGTAAGCGATAGGTTGTTTTTTATTCAGAACTCCGAAACTTTGTTAATGTAAACATATGACCGAGGAATGTAAGTAATCATCGGGTAAATGTATTATGTAATGGTTGTTTAAATTTGCGAATTTTCTTGTAAGAATACGCTGTCATTTCTAATTGCAATGGACACCCCTAACATTTGATTCGTCTAGCTGCACATTCAAATAACGTTATCTATCCATTCGTTTTTGTTCAGTCGAGACCTACCTTCATATGTCTCCATTGACATACTCTATGGTGCCTACCTGTTATGATTTACTAAATTAATGAGGTACTAGTCCTGAAAATTCATTAAATCTTAATCAAAATCAATCCAccattattatttgaaaatatcatatttcCCTAGTATAAAGACTGATTTATCAGTGACTATATGCCACAAATTAATACGAAACACGCGTTTTGCGtacttaatttttattttggtatcattatagtccatttgccaattaccgatttgattctattattattatacactttttaaataaattacttccctttgtcaatCGTGGACTGGTTCTATACCAGACAATATTCCCCTTTGCCAATGCAAAGCATGATGAATTGAAAGTGATGTATCAGCAGTTTaactaatttttcattaaaaataatttctgatgtcAAATTCATTTAGCTAAAAACAAgttaatgtaattaaaagatttaaaaatcttATAGATTGCTCACATTACGCACAGGTAAATTTGCACTTTGTGCTAGCTCtctattgtaaataaaaaaataatgtccgTCATAAGGGAGACAACCAAATTATGGATCTCTAATAACAGGGTCAATTACGGGAATTGGCAAATAGTCTATTGTTTTAATGAGTTTGGTGTTTTGTCACCATTCTTCCCACAGATCCAGTGACACTTTTGC
Encoded here:
- the LOC134689787 gene encoding fibrinogen-like protein A; this translates as MQCYWKLNSKVIVVFCLFWCGDIYVAALSSDTKDIGSEDPLTIPLISDKVVPLVAMLDTKTINRKIKVYIRTLMRSMVRPSVQEELQDVLKTSLREDSTKDLIRNITLQEMKDILEQQGRDELFHPVNNEEKRKQQYPKDCTTIHNHNPETTSGVHTIYPVDEKAERVYCDMKTDGGGWTVIQRRIDGWSQFQRPWIDYENGFGTVDEEYWFGNKNIHSLTSSGNYELRIDLKDLSNTKKYAVYNTFVVGDAASKYKLTVGNYSGNAGDSMAIHNGMKFSTIDQDNDLDSGADCARPYGAWWHNHCGASCLNRRFLSKLCWNTLKTYSAKTSVVMLRKLK